From Erigeron canadensis isolate Cc75 chromosome 8, C_canadensis_v1, whole genome shotgun sequence, one genomic window encodes:
- the LOC122580664 gene encoding zinc finger protein 569-like — MKKDQEKEKWHVCKFCDQSFPNGKKLGGHMRGHLGLIAASREKSVQESINGGMGIDLFDNGSQLIKKSQSFDQDCGRRKKGVQENDQDDDGMVNKSQQEMDVDQDYGTNANNNVYVLRENPKRSWRVSNNSISKSSLDDEYDVFCKQCGKGFQSSRALGAHMRYHSTKESISTSIVCEKCDKVFDSRQALYGHMRSHSMKKLDDESSTLSSMRKKRSYIRYNNSDHISTTTSSSSSPCDGYDDDDFDVELKGAICLMMLSRGVRNIEGVKLVISNQAGFAFSDYGGYSARNADSEVSVDGSMDFCKLKNKSKMGLDNDLIFANGPGQIDTGRVGSMYRSIKKPKSCEVKKRSKDHICSICFREFRCSQALGSHKRTHLKTESKVMERDHKVELDTPELGFDGGIGYGDVEFKLRWVQTKIEWDPLSIGN, encoded by the coding sequence ATGAAGAaagatcaagaaaaagaaaagtggCATGTGTGTAAGTTTTGTGACCAAAGTTTTCCAAATGGCAAGAAATTGGGTGGTCATATGAGAGGTCATTTAGGTTTGATTGCAGCAAGTAGAGAAAAGAGTGTTCAAGAATCCATTAATGGTGGAATGGGTATTGATCTTTTTGATAATGGTAGTCAACTGATCAAGAAAAGTCAAAGTTTTGACCAAGATtgtggaagaagaaaaaagggTGTTCAAGAAAATGATCAAGATGATGATGGaatggtcaacaaaagtcaacaagaAATGGATGTTGACCAAGACTATGGTACTAATGCAAATAATAATGTGTATGTTTTAAGAGAGAACCCTAAAAGATCTTGGAGGGTTTCGAATAATTCGATATCGAAATCGAGTTTGGATGATGAGTATGATGTGTTTTGTAAACAATGTGGTAAAGGGTTTCAGTCATCAAGAGCTTTAGGTGCACATATGAGATATCATTCAACTAAAGAATCAATTAGTACTAGtattgtgtgtgaaaaatgtGATAAAGTTTTTGATTCAAGGCAGGCTTTGTATGGTCATATGAGGTCTCATTCCATGAAAAAATTGGATGATGAATCATCTACATTGTCATCAATGAGAAAAAAGAGATCATATATAAGGTACAATAACTCTGATCATATTAGTACTACTACTAGTTCAAGTTCTTCACCTTGTGATggttatgatgatgatgattttgatgttGAGTTAAAAGGGGCTATTTGTTTGATGATGCTTTCAAGAGGTGTGAGAAATATAGAGGGGGTTAAGTTGGTCATTTCAAATCAAGCTGGTTTTGCCTTTTCTGACTATGGTGGGTATTCAGCAAGAAATGCTGATTCTGAGGTTTCAGTTGATGGGTCAATGGACTTTTGCAAGTTGAAGAACAAGTCTAAAATGGGTTTGGATAATGATTTGATCTTTGCAAATGGGCCGGGTCAAATTGATAcgggtcgggttgggtcaaTGTACAGGTCAATAAAGAAACCAAAGTCATGTGAGGTGAAAAAGAGGTCCAAGGACCATATTTGCTCAATTTGCTTCAGGGAATTTCGGTGCAGTCAAGCTTTGGGTAGTCACAAGAGGACCCATCTCAAAACCGAAAGCAAAGTTATGGAGCGCGATCATAAGGTTGAGCTCGATACACCTGAACTTGGTTTCGATGGAGGTATCGGCTATGGTGATGTGGAGTTCAAGCTAAGGTGGGTCCAAACCAAAATCGAGTGGGACCCGTTGTCAATAGGTAACTGA